A single genomic interval of Xylanivirga thermophila harbors:
- the groES gene encoding co-chaperone GroES, with product MNIKPLGDRVVIKAIESEATTKSGIVLPDSAKEKPQMAEVLAVGPGGNVDGKEIKMEVKIGDKVIYSKYAGTEVKFDNEEYIIVRQNDILAVVE from the coding sequence ATGAATATAAAACCATTAGGTGACAGAGTTGTTATTAAAGCTATTGAAAGCGAGGCAACTACTAAAAGTGGTATAGTATTGCCCGATTCTGCTAAGGAGAAGCCTCAAATGGCTGAAGTATTAGCAGTGGGTCCTGGTGGCAATGTAGATGGCAAAGAAATCAAAATGGAAGTTAAAATCGGAGATAAGGTTATCTATTCTAAATATGCAGGAACAGAAGTTAAATTTGATAATGAAGAATATATTATCGTTCGTCAAAATGACATATTAGCCGTAGTTGAATAA
- a CDS encoding deoxycytidylate deaminase, which translates to MDKWDKRFMELAHVIAGWSSCYQPNRKIGAVIVKNKRIITTGYNGAPSGFPSCAERKECLRRQINIPSGTKQEFCYAIHAEQNAIVQAAKLGISIDGATLYCTHQPCVICAKLIINSGIERVVYKEPYPDQLAIEIFKEVGIKLERFDE; encoded by the coding sequence ATGGATAAATGGGACAAGCGTTTTATGGAACTAGCCCATGTAATTGCAGGATGGTCTAGCTGTTATCAGCCAAATAGGAAAATAGGAGCGGTTATTGTAAAAAACAAGCGCATAATAACTACAGGATACAATGGGGCGCCTTCAGGATTTCCTAGTTGTGCAGAACGGAAGGAATGTCTAAGGCGTCAAATAAATATTCCCTCTGGTACAAAACAAGAATTTTGCTATGCTATACATGCAGAACAAAATGCCATAGTACAGGCTGCTAAATTGGGCATATCCATTGATGGGGCTACCTTATACTGTACCCATCAGCCATGTGTTATATGCGCTAAGCTTATAATAAATAGCGGTATAGAAAGGGTAGTATATAAAGAGCCATATCCGGATCAATTAGCTATTGAAATATTCAAAGAAGTTGGCATAAAACTAGAAAGGTTTGACGAGTAG
- a CDS encoding DUF6062 family protein, translating to MKYHIDTIPVWDAYRADTECPLCILRQKAEKSYVDSFLGGSVMEPDTRIEVNKKGFCDKHFELLYNAQNRLGLALMTHTYLKETIDDFVKLSRSAMENSPAKKSGLKHLLKNAGTKSPNSNLSNWIDKKSESCIICERLELTMKRYAYTIIYLWQNDEKFKETFLNSKGFCMPHLSQMINMANEILNNKKQAQFIQEILEIQQKSLSRIEKELEWFTLKFDFRNQDKPWGMSKDALPRCILKLSGKYIDE from the coding sequence ATGAAATATCATATAGATACCATTCCCGTATGGGATGCATATAGAGCTGACACAGAATGTCCCTTATGCATACTTAGGCAAAAGGCAGAAAAATCCTATGTAGATTCATTCTTAGGTGGATCTGTAATGGAACCTGATACCCGTATAGAGGTAAATAAAAAGGGTTTTTGTGATAAGCATTTTGAACTTCTATACAATGCACAAAATCGTCTGGGACTTGCCCTTATGACCCATACATACCTAAAGGAGACTATCGATGATTTTGTAAAGCTGTCCAGATCTGCTATGGAGAATAGTCCGGCTAAAAAATCCGGATTAAAGCATCTCCTTAAAAATGCTGGAACTAAATCCCCTAATTCAAATTTATCCAACTGGATTGATAAAAAAAGTGAGAGTTGTATAATATGTGAGCGTCTTGAGCTAACTATGAAGAGGTATGCATATACTATAATATATCTTTGGCAAAATGACGAAAAGTTTAAAGAGACATTCCTAAATTCCAAGGGATTTTGTATGCCACATCTATCTCAAATGATCAATATGGCAAATGAAATACTAAACAATAAAAAGCAAGCCCAATTTATACAGGAAATACTGGAGATACAACAAAAATCCCTATCAAGAATAGAAAAGGAATTAGAATGGTTTACATTAAAATTTGATTTTAGAAACCAGGATAAACCATGGGGCATGTCAAAAGATGCCCTTCCAAGATGTATTCTGAAATTATCCGGTAAATATATTGACGAGTAG
- a CDS encoding SPOR domain-containing protein encodes MRYSRIKRRKRKKGYAIFIVIIIVCAGFYIYGAGAAGNFLSKLISPIIENRDGHKGIDVKKEKEQSLVVDPHIDDESKKDGPANSEEREEKMEQKTEQIEVQPLTVSAIQIGAFSSRENAEMWAKELRERGGAGYIIEDKYFRLMGVCFMSEADAQKVKMQLKEQNVESEIYFISYPGAKIEITASADKVDILKSAFSTWQPKLTELEDIIKQLDSDKLGSESAYSKIKAMKNGMTEKMEALDSYISMQPDNDILAGLANVYKESLKSFDDVLSEKPENKLAISAKIKYTYIDMVYRFKGYMQGITK; translated from the coding sequence ATGAGGTATTCAAGGATAAAAAGGCGAAAACGTAAAAAAGGGTATGCCATATTTATAGTAATAATAATTGTTTGTGCAGGATTTTATATCTATGGGGCGGGAGCCGCAGGAAATTTTCTAAGTAAACTCATAAGTCCAATAATAGAAAATAGGGATGGGCATAAGGGGATAGATGTAAAGAAAGAGAAGGAACAAAGCCTTGTTGTAGACCCACATATAGACGATGAGAGTAAAAAAGATGGACCAGCTAATTCTGAGGAAAGGGAAGAAAAGATGGAGCAGAAAACAGAGCAGATAGAAGTACAACCCCTAACTGTGAGTGCAATACAGATAGGTGCATTTAGCAGTCGTGAAAATGCCGAGATGTGGGCAAAAGAGTTAAGAGAGCGTGGTGGTGCAGGTTATATTATTGAAGACAAGTATTTCAGGCTTATGGGAGTATGCTTTATGAGTGAAGCCGATGCTCAAAAGGTAAAGATGCAATTGAAGGAGCAAAATGTAGAGAGTGAGATATATTTTATATCCTATCCAGGTGCCAAAATTGAGATAACAGCATCGGCTGACAAGGTAGATATATTAAAATCTGCTTTTTCCACGTGGCAACCTAAACTCACAGAGCTCGAAGATATAATAAAACAGCTAGATAGCGATAAGCTAGGATCTGAAAGTGCATATAGCAAAATAAAGGCTATGAAGAATGGAATGACAGAAAAAATGGAGGCACTAGATAGTTATATTTCTATGCAGCCAGACAATGACATATTAGCAGGGCTTGCCAACGTATATAAGGAAAGTCTTAAAAGTTTTGATGATGTATTATCTGAGAAACCTGAAAATAAACTAGCAATAAGTGCTAAAATAAAGTATACTTATATTGATATGGTATATAGATTTAAAGGCTATATGCAAGGTATAACCAAGTAA
- a CDS encoding DRTGG domain-containing protein: MKVRDIKVILDADILVEGTTLDKEIISACGSDLMSDVLAFVKDGTLLLTGLTNPHVIRTAEVLDVSAIVFVRGKRPSQDILDMAIERDITLLSTRYTLFDACGKLYEAGLRG; this comes from the coding sequence TTGAAAGTCAGAGATATAAAGGTAATATTGGATGCAGATATATTAGTTGAAGGCACTACCTTGGATAAGGAAATTATATCAGCTTGTGGCTCAGATCTTATGAGTGATGTGCTAGCTTTTGTAAAGGATGGAACACTTCTTTTGACGGGGCTTACAAACCCCCATGTGATAAGGACGGCTGAAGTTTTAGATGTGTCTGCTATAGTTTTTGTAAGGGGTAAAAGACCTTCCCAGGATATTTTGGATATGGCGATTGAACGTGATATTACCTTGCTTAGTACTCGATATACATTATTTGATGCCTGTGGGAAGCTATATGAAGCAGGGCTTAGAGGATAG
- a CDS encoding ATP-binding protein, which produces MEGRPVIEQIYSIEANNFTLAGEASSAIKKLLRQLGVPSDIVRRMAIAAYEMEMNLVIHSIGGELILQVTPDKIHLLSNDLGPGIPNIDLAMQEGYSTAPESARELGFGAGMGLSNIKRCADSFCIKSKTGQGTRVEIRINL; this is translated from the coding sequence ATGGAAGGGAGACCTGTTATAGAGCAAATATACTCTATTGAAGCGAATAATTTTACTTTGGCGGGAGAGGCATCCAGTGCTATAAAAAAACTGCTTAGACAGCTGGGAGTGCCATCTGATATAGTAAGACGAATGGCTATAGCTGCATATGAAATGGAAATGAACCTAGTAATACATTCTATAGGTGGCGAGCTCATCTTACAGGTTACACCTGATAAAATCCATTTGCTATCTAACGACTTAGGTCCCGGTATACCAAATATAGATTTGGCAATGCAGGAGGGATATTCTACTGCACCTGAGTCGGCTAGAGAATTGGGATTTGGTGCAGGTATGGGACTTTCAAATATTAAAAGATGTGCAGACAGTTTTTGTATAAAATCAAAGACGGGTCAAGGTACCAGGGTTGAAATTAGGATAAATTTATGA
- a CDS encoding [Fe-Fe] hydrogenase large subunit C-terminal domain-containing protein, protein MKVISLYYHSVTLDKDKCRGCTNCIKRCPTEAIRVRDGKARIIPERCIDCGECIRVCPYHAKIAVTDPLSSINRFPYKIALPAPSLYGQFKNLTDINRVLHGLKMMGFDDVFEVARGADYVTCFVKEYLKSSTVRPLISSACPAIVRLIQVRFPDLIDNIIPIESPMEVAAQIAKKEFCEKNGVPYDEVGAFFITPCAAKMTSIKSPIGLEKSSVDGAISILEVYGLLSNQIKKPDNDIKLQAASSFGVGWANSSGESVALNIESYLAVDGIQNVIHVLEEIENNKFPDLDFFEGLACTGGCVGGPLTFENSFVAKSRIKALSKGLQHEYFPPDNLEDIRDSIKWHMEKRIVPKSIMKLDDDIALAIRKMDAIERLYDKLPGLDCGSCGSPNCRTLAEDIVQGEASELDCIFKLREKVKVLAGQMIELAEKIPTGKRDDAKGEKSQNE, encoded by the coding sequence ATGAAGGTGATTTCATTGTATTATCATTCTGTTACATTGGACAAGGATAAATGCAGGGGATGCACTAACTGCATAAAAAGATGTCCTACTGAGGCTATTAGAGTACGTGATGGCAAAGCACGGATCATACCTGAACGCTGTATTGACTGTGGTGAATGTATAAGGGTATGTCCATATCATGCCAAGATAGCGGTTACAGATCCATTATCGTCTATAAACAGATTTCCATACAAAATTGCCCTTCCTGCTCCTTCTCTATATGGTCAGTTTAAAAATCTTACTGATATAAACAGGGTTTTACATGGCCTTAAAATGATGGGATTTGATGATGTGTTTGAGGTAGCTCGCGGTGCTGATTATGTAACTTGTTTTGTAAAGGAGTATCTAAAATCATCTACTGTAAGACCGCTTATATCATCGGCTTGCCCTGCCATAGTGCGTCTTATACAGGTAAGGTTTCCAGATCTGATAGATAATATAATACCTATTGAGTCTCCCATGGAGGTGGCTGCTCAAATTGCAAAAAAAGAATTTTGTGAAAAGAATGGTGTGCCTTATGATGAGGTGGGGGCTTTTTTTATAACTCCATGTGCTGCCAAGATGACTAGTATAAAAAGCCCTATAGGTTTGGAAAAATCATCTGTAGATGGTGCCATATCCATACTTGAGGTGTATGGACTTCTATCCAACCAGATAAAAAAGCCAGATAATGATATAAAACTTCAGGCTGCATCATCATTTGGAGTAGGATGGGCAAATTCTTCTGGTGAGAGTGTTGCACTTAATATTGAATCCTATTTGGCAGTAGACGGTATACAAAACGTCATACATGTACTAGAAGAGATCGAAAACAATAAGTTTCCCGATTTAGATTTTTTTGAAGGACTTGCATGTACAGGCGGGTGTGTAGGCGGCCCTCTCACATTTGAAAATAGTTTTGTGGCAAAGAGTCGAATAAAGGCGCTATCAAAGGGTCTACAACATGAGTATTTTCCGCCGGACAATTTGGAGGATATAAGGGACTCGATAAAATGGCATATGGAAAAACGTATAGTTCCTAAATCCATAATGAAACTGGATGATGATATTGCACTAGCTATTCGAAAGATGGATGCTATAGAGCGATTATATGATAAACTTCCAGGGCTTGATTGTGGTTCATGTGGTTCACCAAATTGCAGAACTCTAGCTGAAGATATAGTACAGGGAGAGGCTTCAGAGCTTGATTGTATATTTAAGTTAAGGGAAAAGGTAAAGGTTTTAGCTGGACAGATGATAGAACTTGCTGAGAAGATACCTACCGGAAAAAGGGACGATGCTAAGGGGGAAAAAAGTCAAAATGAATAA
- a CDS encoding DRTGG domain-containing protein codes for MNNITVDFIVDKLGLSVLCGREYLHRNVSSGYCCDLLSWVMAHAEKGSAWITVQTHVNIVAIATLLDISCIIVPEGIDVNSKVIEKAEEEGVVMLSSYKTGFELAGELYAIGVGSKQEG; via the coding sequence ATGAATAATATAACGGTGGATTTTATAGTAGATAAACTTGGGTTAAGTGTTTTATGTGGAAGGGAATATCTCCATAGAAATGTATCTTCTGGATACTGCTGTGATCTTTTAAGCTGGGTAATGGCCCATGCAGAGAAAGGTAGTGCATGGATTACCGTACAAACCCATGTGAATATAGTGGCTATTGCAACTCTGCTAGATATCTCGTGCATAATTGTACCGGAAGGCATAGATGTCAATAGCAAGGTAATAGAAAAGGCGGAAGAAGAAGGAGTGGTAATGCTATCGTCTTATAAAACTGGATTTGAATTGGCTGGGGAATTATACGCAATTGGTGTTGGTTCTAAACAAGAGGGGTGA
- a CDS encoding PHP domain-containing protein has product MKIAVDLHIHSALSPCGDDDMTPNNIVNMAILKGLDVISVTDHNSCDNLDAVMEVAGDSIVVIPGMEVQSREEVHLLCYFYSLDGIKKFDSYIKGYFSNILNKSDIFGHQYIMDKYDNIIGERREMLLSSLNLSIDDVVCSARQYGGVVVPAHVDRPAYSIISQLGFIPDHLNFTTLEISHLNTENISNLYGFRHISSSDAHFLEHILERQSFIEVQDKSIKSVLDLLSSL; this is encoded by the coding sequence ATGAAGATAGCGGTGGATTTACATATACATTCAGCCTTGTCTCCTTGTGGTGACGATGATATGACACCTAACAACATAGTGAATATGGCTATATTGAAGGGGTTGGACGTCATATCAGTGACCGACCATAATAGCTGTGATAATTTGGATGCGGTTATGGAGGTGGCAGGGGACAGCATAGTGGTGATTCCCGGCATGGAGGTACAGAGCAGAGAGGAAGTGCATCTTCTCTGTTATTTTTATTCGTTGGATGGGATTAAGAAATTTGATAGTTATATAAAAGGGTATTTCTCCAATATATTAAATAAGTCTGATATATTTGGACACCAGTACATTATGGATAAATATGATAATATAATTGGCGAGAGGCGGGAGATGCTTCTTTCATCATTAAATTTATCGATAGATGATGTGGTATGCTCTGCTAGACAATATGGAGGAGTAGTGGTACCTGCCCATGTGGATAGGCCTGCATATAGTATTATTTCCCAATTAGGGTTTATTCCAGATCATTTAAATTTTACTACATTAGAAATTTCCCATTTAAATACGGAGAATATTTCCAATTTGTATGGCTTTCGCCATATTAGCTCTTCAGATGCTCACTTTTTGGAACATATATTGGAAAGGCAAAGTTTTATAGAGGTACAGGATAAATCTATAAAATCGGTATTGGACCTTTTATCTAGTTTATAA
- the nuoE gene encoding NADH-quinone oxidoreductase subunit NuoE translates to MSASFLAENKEKFEELQKVVEEYKGSEGPLMPILHKAQEIFGCIPLEVQNYIAESLDIPITDIYGVVTFYSQFTLKPSGKYRVAVCLGTACYVKGAQKILDELTNVLGITVGDTTSDGKFTLDATRCLGACGLAPVMMVNDDVYGRLVPEDIAGIIQKYK, encoded by the coding sequence ATGTCAGCTTCATTTTTAGCTGAAAACAAGGAAAAATTTGAAGAACTACAAAAAGTAGTCGAAGAGTACAAAGGTAGCGAAGGACCTCTTATGCCGATACTCCATAAGGCACAAGAGATTTTTGGCTGTATACCACTAGAAGTGCAAAACTATATAGCAGAAAGTCTTGATATACCGATCACTGATATATACGGTGTTGTTACCTTTTACTCCCAATTCACATTAAAACCAAGCGGTAAATATCGTGTAGCAGTATGTCTAGGCACAGCTTGTTATGTCAAAGGTGCTCAAAAGATACTAGATGAACTTACAAACGTATTGGGTATTACTGTGGGAGATACCACTAGTGATGGAAAATTTACGTTGGATGCTACAAGGTGCTTAGGCGCATGTGGTTTAGCTCCTGTCATGATGGTAAATGACGATGTATATGGTAGGCTAGTACCTGAGGACATCGCCGGTATAATACAAAAATATAAATAA
- a CDS encoding ATP-binding protein, with protein sequence MQNSIVANATLIIITIKEDIKTDKLIVSVEDNGMGMDKETINRVIDPFYTTRTTRRVGLGIPLLKAAAELSGGCLNIYSEKGKGTAIMAVFGLSNIDRPPLGDMEDTVATLILCNPYIDFIYRHSTPGGQFELDTRAVKQQLGEVPICNSQVIDWIREYIKEGINQIGGGAIV encoded by the coding sequence GTGCAAAACTCTATTGTTGCCAATGCTACTTTGATAATTATAACTATAAAAGAGGATATTAAAACAGATAAACTTATAGTAAGCGTTGAGGACAATGGAATGGGAATGGATAAAGAAACAATAAATAGGGTAATAGATCCTTTCTATACTACCAGGACTACCAGACGTGTAGGCTTGGGAATACCACTTTTAAAGGCGGCTGCTGAATTATCTGGCGGGTGTCTTAATATCTATTCAGAAAAGGGCAAAGGCACTGCCATAATGGCGGTTTTTGGCTTGTCAAACATAGATCGTCCACCCCTTGGTGATATGGAGGATACTGTAGCTACGCTTATATTATGCAATCCATATATAGACTTTATATATCGCCATAGTACTCCTGGTGGACAGTTTGAGCTGGATACGAGGGCTGTTAAACAACAGTTGGGAGAAGTTCCTATATGCAATTCTCAGGTGATCGATTGGATAAGAGAATATATAAAAGAGGGAATTAATCAAATCGGTGGAGGTGCAATAGTATGA
- a CDS encoding (2Fe-2S) ferredoxin domain-containing protein, with protein MKTLQELEEIRKKTLESVNLRKERKGTRVVVGMGTCGIAAGARPVLMAFVEEVKKRDLSDVTVTQTGCIGVCRLEPMVEIYKPGEEKVTYVKMTPEKVARIVSEHIVNGNVVSEYTIGAYGEK; from the coding sequence ATGAAAACCTTACAGGAATTAGAAGAGATAAGGAAAAAGACTTTAGAGTCTGTTAATTTAAGAAAAGAACGTAAAGGGACTCGTGTAGTCGTAGGGATGGGTACTTGTGGTATTGCAGCAGGGGCAAGGCCAGTACTCATGGCTTTTGTTGAAGAGGTAAAAAAACGTGATCTTTCAGATGTGACAGTCACACAGACAGGATGTATAGGTGTATGCAGATTAGAGCCTATGGTAGAAATATATAAACCTGGTGAAGAGAAGGTGACCTATGTAAAGATGACACCGGAAAAAGTTGCCAGAATAGTATCGGAGCATATAGTAAATGGCAATGTAGTTTCGGAATATACAATAGGAGCTTATGGTGAGAAATAA
- the nuoF gene encoding NADH-quinone oxidoreductase subunit NuoF, translating into MQLYRSHVLVCGGTGCHSSGSDHIIEAFNEELEKNGLQNEVKVIRTGCFGLCEVGPVVIVYPEGAFYSRIKAEDVPEIVSEHLLKGRIVTKLLYHDVVHDDEAIKSLNEAQFYKKQHRIALHNCGVIDPENIDEYIAFNGYKALAKALTEMTPEEVIETIKASGLRGRGGAGFPTGLKWEFTAKAEGDKKYVCCNADEGDPGAFMDRSILEGDPNAVLEAMTIAGYAVGADQGYIYVRAEYPIAVKRLSIAIDQAHEYGLLGKNIFGTDFSFDIELRLGAGAFVCGEETALMGSIEGKRGEPRPRPPFPAVKGVFGKPTLLNNVETYANITQIILNGPEWFRSIGTEKSKGTKVFALGGKINNTGLVEVPMGTTLREIIYDIGEGIPNGKKFKAAQTGGPSGGCIPVQHLDTPIDYDSLMQIGSMMGSGGLIVMDEDNCMVDIAKFFLQFTVDESCGKCPPCRIGTKRMLEILERITSGKGEEGDIEKLEALGESIKASALCGLGQTAPNPVLSTIKYFRDEYEAHIRDKKCPAGVCQALLQYVIDPEKCKGCSLCAKNCPVGAISGERKSPFKIDTEKCIKCGACMTKCPFHAIEKK; encoded by the coding sequence ATGCAACTATATCGTTCGCATGTATTGGTCTGCGGAGGAACGGGGTGCCATTCTTCAGGTTCAGACCATATTATAGAAGCCTTTAATGAAGAACTAGAAAAGAACGGTCTACAAAATGAAGTAAAGGTAATAAGGACAGGTTGTTTTGGCCTATGTGAGGTAGGACCTGTTGTTATAGTATATCCTGAAGGGGCATTTTATAGCAGGATAAAGGCAGAGGATGTACCAGAGATAGTATCGGAACATCTATTGAAGGGCCGTATCGTTACAAAACTTTTGTATCATGATGTTGTGCATGATGATGAAGCTATAAAATCATTAAACGAAGCCCAATTTTATAAAAAGCAACATCGCATTGCCCTTCATAATTGTGGCGTTATAGATCCGGAAAATATAGATGAATATATAGCTTTTAATGGGTATAAAGCATTAGCCAAGGCACTGACTGAGATGACTCCTGAAGAAGTTATAGAGACTATAAAGGCATCGGGTTTAAGGGGTCGTGGTGGAGCAGGTTTCCCTACAGGGCTTAAATGGGAGTTTACTGCAAAGGCCGAAGGCGATAAAAAGTATGTATGCTGCAATGCAGACGAAGGGGATCCAGGTGCATTTATGGATAGGAGTATTCTAGAAGGTGATCCTAATGCAGTGTTAGAAGCTATGACCATAGCAGGTTATGCAGTGGGGGCAGATCAGGGATATATATATGTAAGGGCTGAGTATCCTATTGCAGTCAAGAGATTGTCCATAGCCATAGATCAGGCCCATGAGTATGGTCTTTTAGGTAAAAACATATTCGGGACCGATTTTAGTTTTGATATAGAATTAAGATTGGGTGCAGGTGCTTTTGTATGTGGTGAGGAAACAGCCCTTATGGGATCAATAGAAGGAAAAAGGGGAGAGCCTAGACCACGTCCCCCATTTCCAGCGGTAAAGGGTGTATTTGGTAAACCAACCCTTTTAAATAATGTTGAAACATATGCAAATATTACTCAGATAATATTAAATGGCCCTGAGTGGTTTAGAAGTATTGGAACGGAAAAAAGTAAGGGGACCAAGGTATTTGCACTAGGTGGTAAGATCAATAATACCGGTCTTGTAGAGGTACCTATGGGTACTACACTGAGGGAGATTATATATGATATTGGTGAAGGAATACCTAATGGGAAGAAGTTCAAAGCAGCCCAGACAGGGGGACCCTCAGGTGGATGTATACCTGTACAACATTTGGATACGCCCATAGACTATGACTCACTTATGCAGATAGGTTCTATGATGGGCTCAGGTGGTCTTATTGTTATGGACGAGGATAACTGCATGGTCGATATAGCAAAGTTCTTCCTGCAGTTTACGGTAGATGAATCATGTGGTAAGTGCCCTCCGTGTCGTATAGGAACCAAACGGATGCTTGAGATACTAGAGAGGATAACCAGTGGAAAAGGCGAAGAAGGGGATATAGAAAAGTTAGAGGCTCTTGGAGAGAGTATAAAGGCCTCTGCACTATGCGGTCTTGGCCAAACGGCGCCGAACCCTGTTTTAAGTACCATAAAATATTTTAGAGATGAGTATGAAGCGCATATTCGAGATAAAAAATGTCCTGCAGGTGTATGTCAGGCACTTCTTCAATATGTAATAGATCCCGAAAAATGTAAAGGCTGTAGCTTATGTGCTAAAAACTGTCCTGTAGGTGCGATAAGCGGAGAGAGAAAGAGTCCATTTAAGATAGATACGGAAAAGTGTATAAAATGTGGAGCTTGTATGACAAAATGTCCTTTCCACGCAATTGAAAAGAAATAA